One part of the Homo sapiens chromosome 19 genomic patch of type NOVEL, GRCh38.p14 PATCHES HSCHR19KIR_CA01-TA01_2_CTG3_1 genome encodes these proteins:
- the KIR3DL3 gene encoding killer cell immunoglobulin-like receptor 3DL3 precursor (The RefSeq protein has 1 substitution compared to this genomic sequence) translates to MSLMVVSMACVGFFLLEGPWPHVGGQDKPFLSAWPGTVVSEGQHVTLQCRSRLGFNEFSLSKEDGMPVPELYNRIFRNSFLMGPVTPAHAGTYRCCSSHPHSPTGWSAPSNPVVIMVTGVHRKPSLLAHPGPLVKSGETVILQCWSDVRFERFLLHREGITEDPLRLVGQLHDAGSQVNYSMGPMTPALAGTYRCFGSVTHLPYELSAPSDPLDIVVVGLYGKPSLSAQPGPTVQAGENVTLSCSSRSLFDIYHLSREAEAGELRLTAVLRVNGTFQANFPLGPVTHGGNYRCFGSFRALPHAWSDPSDPLPVSVTGNSRNLHVLIGTSVVIIPFAILLFFLLHRWCANKKNAVVMDQEPAGNRTVNREDSDEQDPQEVTYAQLNHCVFTQRKITRPSQRPKTPPTDTSV, encoded by the exons ATGTCGCTCATGGTCGTCAGCATGGCGTGTGTTG GGTTCTTCTTGCTGGAGGGGCCCTGGCCACATGTAG GTGGTCAGGACAAGCCCTTCCTCTCTGCCTGGCCCGGCACTGTGGTGTCTGAAGGACAACATGTGACTCTTCAGTGTCGCTCTCGTCTTGGGTTTAACGAATTCAGTCTGTCCAAAGAAGACGGGATGCCTGTCCCTGAGCTCTACAACAGAATATTCCGGAACAGCTTTCTCATGGGCCCTGTGACCCCAGCACATGCAGGGACCTACAGATGTTGCAGTTCACACCCACACTCCCCCACTGGGTGGTCGGCACCCAGCAACCCTGTGGTGATCATGGTCACAG GAGTCCACAGAAAACCTTCCCTCCTGGCCCACCCAGGTCCCCTGGTGAAATCGGGAGAGACGGTCATCCTGCAATGTTGGTCAGATGTCAGGTTTGAGCGCTTCCTTCTGCACAGAGAGGGGATCACTGAGGACCCCTTGCGCCTCGTTGGACAGCTCCACGATGCGGGTTCCCAGGTCAACTATTCCATGGGTCCCATGACACCTGCCCTTGCAGGGACCTACAGATGCTTTGGTTCTGTCACTCACTTACCCTATGAGTTGTCGGCTCCCAGTGACCCTCTGGACATCGTGGTCGTAG GTCTATATGGGAAACCTTCTCTCTCAGCCCAGCCGGGCCCCACGGTTCAGGCAGGAGAGAATGTGACCTTGTCCTGCAGCTCCCGGAGCTTGTTTGACATTTACCATCTatccagggaggcagaggccggtGAACTTAGGCTCACTGCGGTGCTGAGGGTCAATGGAACATTCCAGGCCAACTTCCCTCTGGGCCCTGTGACCCACGGAGGGACCTACAGATGCTTCGGCTCTTTCCGTGCCCTGCCCCACGCGTGGTCAGACCCGAGTGACCCACTGCCCGTTTCTGTCACAG GTAACTCcagaaacctgcacgttctgaTTGGGACCTCAGTGGTCATCATCCCCTTTGCtatcctcctcttctttctccttcatcgCTGGTGTGCCAACAAAAAGA ATGCTGTTGTAATGGACCAGGAGCCTGCAGGGAACAGAACAGTGAACAGGGAG GACTCTGATGAACAAGACCCTCAGGAGGTGACATACGCACAGTTGAATCACTGCGTTTTCACACAGAGAAAAATCACTCGCCCTTCTCAGAGGCCCAAGACACCCCCAACAGATACCAGCGTGTAA